TGAAGGCATTGATCACCGAAGCCGAGAACGAAGGCTACAAGCTCGCGCCGTTCATCGGTATCGCCTGCCCCGGCGTGATCAATCCGGACGGATCGATCGAGAAGGGCGCGCAGAATCTCCCCGGCAATTGGGAAAGCAGCAAGTTCAACCTGCCGGCGAGCCTGCTCGAGGGGATCCCGCAGATCGGCGAGCACGATACCGCGATCCTGATGCACAATGACGGCGTGGTGCAGGGCCTCTCGGAGGTGCCATTCATGCAGGACGTCGACCGCTGGGGTGTGCTCACCATCGGCACCGGCCTCGGCAATGCCCGCTTCACCAACCGCCGCAAGGAAAGCGGCAATGGAGGCAATGGAAAAAACCGGGATTCCACGGAGAACGGCAAGAAAAAGGGCAAGGACAGCAAATAGAGCGCGAGCGCAGTAACCTTGACCGGTTAGGTTAAGGACCGGATTGCGTTGCGGCGCGCCCGCCGCACGCTAGGGTCGAATCGTCGCCTCACCTGGCCGGCGAAGCCGCCCTTCACGGTCAGCATTTCAATGAGCGGCATCGGGACCGCCAGTGTTTACCGCGTCTGGCGGTCCCACCCCATTCCTCAGCTCCAGCCGATCCGCTCGAAGAACGCCGCGATCTCCGCGGCCGCGCGATCCGGGTCTTCCCGATGCGGGAAGTGGCCGACGCCGGGAAACATCTTGAGATCGAGCGCGCTGAAGCTCTCGGACAGCCGATCGGTCCACGCATAGGGAAACAGCGGGTCGTGCTCGGCCCAGCGCACGCAGGTCGGCACGCCGATCGGCGGCAGACGCGGCGCCTCACCCTTCATCATCGCGACGCGCCCGGCATGCGAGGCGCGATAATGCGCAAAGCCGCCGGCGAGATTGCCCTCTTTCAGGAAATTGTCGGCGAAGGCGTCGAGCACATCATCGAAGGCGTTCTTCCGGTGTGCCCAGCTTTTCAGGAAATGGCCGATATAGAGCCGACAGCTCTCGCGGCTGGCACCGACCAGCGCAGGCGCCATCTCCATCTGGTGGAAGGACTGGTACCAGATGTGGTTGAGCCTGTCGGGTGCGGCCATCCGCGCGCCGATCCCGGGATAGACGAAATCGAAGAAGAACAGCCCAGTGAGCCGCCCGGGCGCCAGCCGGGCCAGAGGCTGCATCACGGCGCCGCCGACGTCGTGGCCGACCACGCCGAATCGGTCGATGCCGAGCCGGTCCATCAGCGCCAGCATGTCCGCGGCATGGCCGTCCGGACCAAAGGGCCCATCGGGCTTGTCGCTGTCGCCGAAGCCGCGCAAATCGGGCGCTACAAGCGTGAAGCGGTCGGCCAGCCGCGCCATCACCGGCTCCCAGGTCAGCCAGAATTCCGGCCAACCATGCAGCAAAAGCAGCGGTTTGCCGCGACCAGTGCGGACCAGGTGGAAATCGGCGCCATTGGCCGAAACGGTGAGATGCTCCATGAGAGTTCCTCCAGGCGAGGGGAAGGGGGCGAAAGAGGCAGCGGATTTTCCCCTTTCGCGCCTTGTCTGGCCCGCCATCCTCGCCTATTAACGCCCCCAACCACAGGGGCCGCTGCTCCTATATGGCGCCTTCAGGAGAGGTGGCAGAGTGGTTGAATGCACCGCACTCGAAATGCGGCATAGGTGCAAGCCTATCGGGGGTTCGAATCCCTCCCTCTCCGCCATCAAAATCGAAAACAGCCGAAAACAGCGAGTCCTTCGATCCGAACGGCATGGCGCTTCCCGGTGGTCCCGAAAGCTCCTGCGCGGCTCAAGCCTAAAGCAGCTTGTCCGGTGTCAGCGGCAGATCGCGGATGCGCCTGCCGGTGGCGTTGAACGCGGCGTTCGCGATCGCCGCAGCGACGCCAGCGATGCCGATCTCGCCGATGCCGCGCGCGCCCATCGGGGTGCGGGGATCGGGAATATCGGTCCACAGCACGTCGATGTCGGGCACGTCGAGATGGGCCGGGATGTGATAGTCGGCAATGGACGCACTGATGATCCGCCCGCTGCGCTCATCGAGCAGGGTCTCTTCCGTCAGCGCCATGCCTATTCCCATGATCATGCCGCCGCGAAACTGGCTGGCCGCCGTCTTCGGATTGAGGATGCGGCCGCAATCGAACGAGCCGACGAGACGGTCGACGCGCACCTCCCCCGTCACCTCGCTGACGCGCAATTCGCAGAAGATCGCGGACCGGCTGTGCATCGAGAATTTCAGCACCTCCAGGGGCGCCGAGCTTTCGCCGACGACGCTGATGTCGCTGCGCGCGGCACGCTTCAGGATCGACGCGAAGCTTTCATGCCGCGACGGATCGCCGATCTTGCGCAAGCCTGCATCGGCGAACTCGATCTCGTTCGCCCGCAGGCCCGCCAGCGGCGTGTCGTTGCCGGCCAGGCGCAGCAGTTCGCCGGCAAGCTTCGTGCTCGCCGCATTGATCGCTGCGCCAAGCGACGCCGTTTGCGACGAACCGCCGGCAAAGCTGCCGAACGGCAAGCTCGTATCGCCGATCCGAACGGTGACGCTGTCGAGCGGAAGTCCGAGACGATCGGCGGCGTGCTGCCGCTGCACGGTTGCCGTGCCCATGCCCATTTCGTGCGCGGCACTCGCCACGGTCGCGCGACCATCGCCATCGATCGTGATGCGGGCGGACATGCCCGGCATCCGCACGTAGGGGAACGAGCCGGACGCGCATCCCATGCCGACCAGCCACTCGCCTTCCTTGCGCGAACGCGGCGTGGACGGACGCCGCTCCCAGCCGAAGCGTTTGGCGCCGAGGTCGTAGGCCAGCATCAGGTCGCTCTGCGAATGCGGCGCGCCGCTGACCGGATCGGAGTGACCGATATTGCGGCGCCGCAGCTCGATCGGGTCGATCTGCAGTTCATGCGCCAGCTCGTCCATCGCACTCTCGACCGCGAAAGTCCCTGGCGCCTCGCCCGGCGCGCGCATGAAAGTGTTGGCGAGCAAATCGAGGTCGATGGCGTGCTGCACGACGTCGAAGCTTCGTGCCGCATAGAGCGAGCGGCTGGTCAGCGTGAACGCCTCGTCGGTGACGCTGTGCGCGGGCTTGACCGAATAGCCGTGATGAAGAAGCGCCAGCAGACTGCCGTCGCGGTCGGCCGCGAGCGCCACGCGCTGCTCGGTCTGCGAACGGCCGCCGACAAGACGCTGCATGCTGGCCCGCGACAGCACCAGCCGGACCGGCCGCTGCGCGAGTTTCGCCGCCGCGGCGCCGAGGATCTGATGATCCCATAGGGCCTTGCCGCCAAAGCCGCCGCCGACGAAAGGCGAACTGACGAAGACCTGCGTCTCCTTGATGTCGAACACCTTCGCCAGCGAACCGGCCGTGCCGTTCAACATCTGCGTGGCGTCGTGCACGATCAGCCGGTCACCGTCCCAACGGATGGTTGCGGCATGGGGTTCCATGGGGCTGTGACTGTGCCAGGGCGTGCGATAGACCGCGTCGACGACAGTGGCCGCCGTCTTGAATGCGGTATCCGCATCGCCCTTCTTCAGCCGGTTACGCTCAATCATAAGCGAATCCGGCGTGCGGGCATTTGCCTTGCCGGCCTCGAAGTCCGTCCGCGCAGCGACCACCTCATAGCGGACGAGGACCAGCGACGCGGCGAAGTTCGCCTGCTCCTGCGTCTCGGCGAGCACGACGGCCACCGTCTGGCCGTTCCAGCGGATCTCTGCGTCCTGCATCACCGGCAGGATGTTGTTGCCGGCCGCCTTCAGATTGGTCAGGCCGATCGGCGGCGGCAGCGCCATTTTCGGGGCGTTGCGGTGGGTCATCACCAGCGCGACGCCGTCCGCCGCCTCGGCGGCAGCGATGTCGAGTTCGGCAATGCGCCCGCGCGCAATCGTGGAGTGGACGAAAGCCGCGTAGAGCAGCCCTTCCATGGGAACCTCGGCCGCGAAGCGCGCGGCGCCCTTCACCTTGTCGGGGCCGTCGACGCGCGACTGCTGCGTCCCGAGGTTGACGCGCTTGTCGATCAGCGGATCCGGCGTGCCGCCCGGCAACCAGCTGCCGGGAACGTAACCCATCGCGGCGCGGACGCCGCCGACGATCGCATTCTGCAGCTTGCTCATGCGTCCGCTCCGGTCAGTTGAGCGAGCACGGCCACGATGGTCCGCTTCGCGAGTTCGACCTTGAAGGCATTGCCGTCAAACGTGCTGGCCGCCGCCAGTTCGGCATCGGCCGCTGCACGAAAGCGATCCGGCGTCGGCGCCTCACCCAGCAGCATCTTCTCGGCCTGCCGCGCGCGCCATGGCTTGGCGGCCACGCCGCCGAGCGCGATCCTGATATCCCGGATCTTGCCGTCGACGACATCGACACCGGCGGCGACCGATATCAGCGCGAATGCATAGCTCGAACGATCGCGCACCTTGCGATAGGTCGAGCGCGCGGCCGCCGGGCCTGGCGTGAGTTCGATCGCGGTGATCAGTTCGCCCGGATGCAGCACCGTCTCGATCTCAGGCGTCTCGCCCGGCAGGCGATGGAAGTCGGTCAGAGGCACGCTGCGCGCGCCTCCGTTGCCGGCGAGATGAACCGTCGCATCGAGCGCCGCAAGGGCGACGCACATGTCCGATGGATGGGTCGCGATACAATGCGGCGATGCGCCGAGGATCGCGTGATAGCGGTTGAAGCCGCCGATGGCGTCGCAGCCGGCATGCTGCTCGCGCTTGTTACAGCGCGAGCCCGCCGCGTCGTAGAAATAGGCGCACCGCGTGCGCTGAAGGATGTTGCCGCCGACCGTCGCCATGTTGCGGATCTGCGCGGAGGCGCCGGCCAGCAGCGCGCGCGACAGCATCGGATAGCGCGCACGCACAGTTGGGTGCGCCGCCAGCGCGCTGTTGCGCACCGCCGCGCCGATCCTGAGGCCGCCATCAGGCAGCTCGATGATTTCGGCCGGCAGGCGCGAGACATCGACCAGCGCCTGCGGCGCCTCGATGTTCTGTCGCATCAGATCGACGAGATTGGTGCCGCCACCGAGGTAGCGGGCGCCTCCTGAGGCCGCGGCAGCCAGCGCCGCATCCTGGTCGGCGACGCGCTGATAGGCGAAGGGTCTCATGCCGCTTCTCCGTCCATCAGCGTCTCGATGGCATCGATGATCCCGTTGTGCGCGCCGCAGCGGCACAGATTGCCGCTCATGCGCTCGCGGATCTCGTGGCGCCGTGCGCCTGTCGGGCCTTCGGCGAGGTCGGCCGTGACATAGCTGGGATCGCCGCGACGCAATTCCTCGATCATGGCGATCGCCGAGCAGATCTGGCCCGGCGTGCAATAGCCGCACTGGAAGCCGTCATGTTCGATGAAGGCATGCTGCAGCGGATGCAACTCGCCGTCTTGAGGGGCGAGGCCTTCGATGGTGCGCACCTCGCGGCCATCGGCCTGGACGGCCAGTGTCAGGCACGACAGCACCCGCACGCCGTCGATGATGACGGTGCACGCGCCGCAGCCGCCCTGGTTGCAGCCGAGCTTCGTCCCGGTCAGGCCGAGGCGCTCCCGGAGCAGGTCGAGCAGGGACATTCTGGGGTCGTCGGGAGGAGGATGTGCGATTCCGTTGACGACGATAGCCATCGATGCCTCCATCTCTGGGCCAAGCTCAAGCTCCGGCAGCCATCACAAGATAATACGAACTTCGTACTATTCAAGTTTCGTTGTCGGCAATCTTTTCGGTCAGGCGGATCAGTTCATCCTGTTCGGACGTGTCCAGCGCCCGGAGCATGGTCCGGCACGCCTGCCGGTAACCCTCGATCTGCTCCTCGACCACCTGGCGCCCCCTGTCGTTGGCGCTCAGGGCCACCGCGCGGCGATTGTCCTCGGGCCGGCGACGCTCGACCAGGTCTCTCTTCACCAGCCGATCGACGGCAGAGGACATCGTCGTCATGGCGACATTGAGATAGCGCGCGACATCGCCCATGCCGCAACCGGGATGTTCGGCGATGAACATCAGGGTCTGGGCGTCGAGCGCGTTGAGCGCATTGTCGGCCGCAGCCACCGCCTCGGCCACCTTGAACCGCCGCGTGAAACGTCCGAACGCGCGCGTCAGTTGCTCGACTTGGTCTCGGGTTGGCTCAGGCATGGCGGCAACAAAACATGTTCGGCCGTTCGGGGCCAGAGATGGATGCAGGAAACAGCGATTGTTGCTGCAGGGATGCGTCCCCGGCAGAGCGTCGGGCAGACACTGCTCCAGCCGCTAACTCTTTCCGCCAGACCGATACCGCACATGATCAATCAACGCCCGCAGCTTCGGCGGAAGATTGCGCCGGTCGGGGAAGTAGAGGAAGAACCCGCGGAAGAACGGACAATAGTCCTCCAGCACCGGCACCAGCTCGCCTCGCTCGATATAGGGGCGGAACGTCTCCTCCATGCCAAACGTCAGGCCGCCGCCGGCACAGGCGGTGCGCACCATCACCCACATGTCGTTGGTCGTGATCCGTGGCTCCACCGCGACGTCGAACTCGCGCCCGTCCTCGGCAAATTCCCAGCGGTAAGGCGCGACGTGCGGCGCGGGCCGCCAGCCGATGCAGCAATGCTGTGGAAGCTCGCGCGGGTGAGACGGGGTGCCGAAGCGCTGCAGATAGGACGGCGCGGCGACGACGAGCTGGCGCTGATCGCCTGAAACAGGCACGGCGATCATGTCCTGCTCGATCACCTCGCCGAGCCGGACGCCGGCGTCGTAGCCCTCGGCCACGATGTCGAATTCCTCGTCGGTCACGCTGACGTCGACCTGCACGCCGGGATTCGCTTGCGTGAACTCGGCCAGCAGCGGGCCGCGGATGAATCGCTCGGCGATCGACGACACGGCCAGGCGCAGCTGCCCGGTCGGCTGCGCGTCGCGGTCGCGGGCGCCGTTGATCGCCTGTTCGACTTCGGCGACCGCCGGCGCCACGCGCTCATGCAGGCGCAGGCCGGCTTCGGTGAGGCTGACGCTGCGCGTCGTGCGCTGGACGACGGCCACGCCCAGTTGGTCCTCCATGCGCCGGATAGCCTGGCTCACGGCGGACCGGGTCACCCCCAGCCGGTCGGCGGCGCGGCGGAAGCTCTTGGCATCCGCGACGGCGATGAAAACGGCGACGAGATTGAGATCGGTGGCCATTGGTTAGTATAGCTTACCACCCCGGTCATCATTGGCCAACTTATCTCACGTGCCGCGCAGGGCTATCTCCCGGCTATCGGATGGAGGCTCTGATGACCGCACTTGATCAATACCGCCTGCTTGGCCGCTCCGGTTTGCGCATATCCCCGCTCGCCCTGGGCACGATGACCTTCGGGACCGAATGGGGATGGGGCGCCGACCCCGATGAGGCCCGGCGGATCTTCGACCTCTATGTCGACCGCGGCGGCAATTTCATCGACACCGCCGTGAACTACACCAACGGCGCGTCCGAGCGCCTGGTCGGCCAGTTCGCCCGCGACAAGCGCGATCGTCTCGTGCTCGCGACCAAGTTCACCATGGCGCGCGATCCCGGCAATCCCAATTCGGGCGGCAACCACCGGCTCAACATGATGCGTTCGGTGGAGCAGAGCCTGCGGCAGCTCGCCACCGACCGTATCGAGCTGCTGTACCTCCACGGCTGGGATGCGACGACGCAGCCGCATGAAGTGATGCGCGGCCTGGACGATCTCGTGCGCAGCGGGAAGGTTTTGTATGTCGGCATCTGCAACACGCCTGCCTGGCGCATTTCACAGCTGCAGACTCTTGCTGAGCTGCGCGGCTGGTCGCCCTTCGTCGCCCTGCAGATCGAATATAATCTGGTCGAGCGCACCGTCGAGCACGAGCTTATTCCGCTGGCAGCCGCCCTCGGCCTCGGCGTGCTGCCCTGGTCGCCGCTCGGCGGCGGCGTGCTCACCGGCAAGTACACCCGGGCCGATCTCAGGGATTCACAGGAGCGCGGCGTCGGAACGACGCGCGCCTCGATCATCGCGTCGTCAGGCCTGCTCAACGAGCGGTCGCTGGACGCGGCGGAGATGGTGCGCGCCGTCGCCGCCGAGCTCGGTGCGACGCCCTCGCAGGTGGCCATCGCCTGGACGCTGGCAAATCCTGCGGTCGGCGCACCGGTGATCGGGGCCCGCACGCTGCAGCAGGCCGAAGACAATTTCGGCGCCGTCGGGATTTCGCTATCGCCTGAGCAGATGGCGCGCCTCGACCAGGCGACCGCGCCGGAGCCGATCTTTCCCGGCCGTTTCCTGCGCCGGCCGATGGTCGAGCAGCTCATCTTCGGCGGCGCCACAGTCGCCCGGCGCGGATAAATCCTGAACAACAAGTCGGCGATGTCTGGCCGACCCGCGCGTGCATCACTTCGGGGCAGACGACATTTTGCACCAGAAAGGGAGACACCAATGGCAACCATGCTCAACCGCGCACTTGCAGCGTGCGTCTACGCGGTCATCGTCACGGCCTCCACCCTGACCACGGCGGCGCCCTGCGGACAGGCCAATTCCGTGCAGGACGACAACAAGCGGATCGTCACCGATGCATTCGATCGGTGGGCGGCGGGAGGAACCAGCTTCTTCAACGACCTGCTGCACGACGACGCGGTCTGGCGCATCAAGGGATCGGGCTCAAGCGCCGGCGAATTCCGAGGGCGTGATGTGTTCGTGGATCGCGCGGTGCGCCCGTTCGCGAGCCGATTGTCGACGCCGGTGCGTCCGACAAGCGTGAGGATCTTTGCCGATGGCGACCATGTCATCGCGCATTGGGAGGGCAGCGGCGTGGCGCGCGACGGCAAGCCTTACGCGAACAGCTATGCGTGGATCATGCGCATGCAGGACGGCAAGGCGGCGGAGGTGACGGCGTATCTCGACCTCGCACCCTATGATGATGTCCTGCGGCGCATTCCCTCGCCGGCGCAATAGCGCCGGCTGCACGCTGACATGATGGCGATGCGGCCGCTCCATTCATGGCGAAGTCGCCGCATTGCCGGACGCTTCCGGGGGCCGATCCAGACGCCGCATCACCCGACCTGGCCCGCTCGGATGGTGCCCGACGCATGCTCGTTGAGGCGCCTGCGTAAGCCATTGATATTGCTGGCATCGTCTACTGTGCATGGGGTTGTTTTCGACTTTCATGTTGTCCAAGCCCCGCAAAACGGCCTCGAGCCGCCCTCTTGAACCCACGTCCCGCACGATCCGACCTAGCAAGGTCCCGCCATCCGGCGGGTGCCAGGTGATTCCAGGACGATGTTTGACAAGACCTACCGCCAGCGCCTCGAAGCCGATCTTGCGCGATGGGAGGCCGATGGCGTGATCGCGCCGGCTTCTGCCGCGTCCATCCGCAATGCGTTGCCGCCGCTTCCCGCCGGCATCAACATCGCCGTCGTCGTCGCCATCGTCGGCGGCCTCTTGATCGCGGCAGCCTTCCTCGCCTTCGTCGCGGCGCATTGGACCGAGATCGCGCGGCTGCTGCGGTTTGCGATCCTGCTCGCCGGCATGATCGTCTCCGGCGGCCTCGGCGCGTGGTTCGCCGCGAGGGGCCGCACCGTGCTCGCCGATCTCTGCGCCAGCATCGGCGCCATTGTTTTCGGCGCGGGCATCGCGCTGGTCGGCCAGATGTATCATCTCGGCGAGGATTTTGCCGGCGGCATGCTGCTGTGGTCGATCGGCGCCTTTGCCGGCGCGCTGCTGACCGGCTCGCGCGGCGCGCTCGCGGTCGGGCTCGTGGCTGCCTCGATCTGGACTTGCATGCGGACGACCGACACGCCGGATGCGCTGCATCTGCCGTTCGTGGCGGTCTGGCTGATCGCCGCCGCGACGGCCTTCGTGTGGAATTCGCGCGTCGCGGCGCATCTCGTCGCGACCGCGCTGCTGCCGTGGTGGATCGCGACCTCGCTGCGCTTCGAGTTCGATGGTGCCCAGCAGTCCTTTCTGCTCGCGAACGGAGCGGCCCTGGTGTTCGGTGCCGGGCTGGCGATCGCCGCCACGCGGTCGCCGCGCGCGCTCGTTCTCGGCAACGTGCTGTCGGTCTATGGCGCGTTTGCGCTGGCCGCCGTTGCCTGCCTCGAGGTGACCACCGCCGACGACATCCTCCGCATCCGCACCAAGACGGTGCCCGCTCAGCCGATCTGGGCGATCCTGTGCGGGGTCGCGGGCGTGGTGCTGGCGCTCGCATCCGCAGCGATCACCAGGCGCGCCGGTGAAGTCCTGGCGGCCAGCGCGATCGGGCTGGTGCTGCTCGCCGCGCCGCTCTGGCCGGCTGCCGAAGCCGGCGAGCCCTGGCTCGCCTATGCCGCGCTGCTCTGCGCCATGCTGTGCCTCGTCGTCTCGGGCATGCTCGATGACGTGCGCCCGCGCATCCTTGCCGGCTGGCTCGGCATTGCCGGCGTGGTCACGGGCATCACCTGGGCGGTGAAAGGCTCGCTGCTGCACCGCTCGGTCTTTCTCGCCGCGGCCGGCCTCGTCGCCGTTGCCTTTGCAACCGCACTCAACCGCATGCTGCCGAGGGCCGCGCGATGATCGAGCTTGTCACATCCGTCACAAGGCTCTGGCAGCGTATTCCGAAAGCCGTGCTGTTCGCTGTCGCCGTCTTGGTTCAATGCGCGCTGCTGGTGCTGATGGTCGCCGATCGCATGCAGATCCTGCGCGAAGGCACCGAGGTGACCCTGCAGACGCAGCCGGTCGACCCGCGCGATCTGCTGCGCGGCGATTACGTCGTGCTCAGCTACGACATCTCGCAAGTGCCGGCCGGCGCACTCGCCGGCAAGCCCGCCGACGCGCGCCATCCCGATGTCTTCGTTAAGCTCGCGCCCAATGCCAAAGGCCTTTACGAGGCGGTCTCCGTGCACGCCGAGCCCGTCGCCGTCACCGCGCCCCAAGTGCTGATCCGCGGCCGCGTCGGTAGTTACGGCGGGTCCTGCGGCGAAGATCGGCGCCGGTTCTGCGACAAGCTGCCGATCAAATACGGACTCGAAAGCTATTTCGTGCCCGAGGGTGAGGGCAAGAAGCTCGAGGACGCCCGCAACCAGCAGAAGCTGCGCATCGTCGCTGCGGTGTTGCCCTCCGGCCGCGCCGCCATCAAGCGCCTGCTGCTCGACGGCGAGCCAGTCTATGAGGAGCCGTTGTATTAGGCACTCGCTTTCAGCGCCCGCCGCAGCACGTCCCACACGCGCGCATCGTTCATATGCGCCACGTTGAACCGCATGAGATCCGGCGCCGTCTGCGCTACGCTGAAGACGTTGCCCGGCGCCAGCACCACGTCCTCTTCGAGTGCAGCACGCGCGACGGCGGTGGCATCCAGACCGCCCGCGAGGCGGCACCAGAGGAAGAAGCCACCGCGCGGCATCAGCCAGGGTTCGATCCGCAGCGCCTGAAGCTTTCGCGCGACGTCGCGGCGCGTGCGCGTGAGCTTCTGGCGGAGCTCGTCCATGTGCTTGCGATAGCTGCCGCCGGCCAGCACCTTGGCGATGATCTCGGTCGCGACCGGGCTCGGCCCGCCGAAATTGGAGGCGACCTGGAGGTCGACGAGATGCTCGATCCAATCGGCACGCCCGGCGATGTAGCCGCAGCGCACCGAGGCCGACAGCGTCTTGGAGAAGCTGCCGGTGCGGATCACGCGATTGAGCCCATCCAGCGCCGCAAGGCGCGGTGAGCGCTCCGGCTCGAAGTCGCCGAAAATGTCGTCCTCGATGATGGTGAGGTCGTGCGCGGCGGCCGCGGTCAGCAGCCGGTGCGCAGTCTGCAGCGACAGCGTCGCGCCGCTCGGGTTGTGCAGGGCCGAATTGGTGATGTAGAGCCGCGGCCGCTCGCTGCGGAGGATCTGCTCGAAGCGCGTCACGTCCGGTCCCGTCGGGGTGTAGGGGACGCTGACGATTCTGGCTTGATGCGCCCGCAGCAGCGCACGGAAGTTGAAGTAGCAGGGATCGTCGACCAGCACGGTGTCGCCGGGACGCAGCAGGAAGCGGCAGATCAGATCGGTCGCCTGCGTGCCGGAGCCCGTCAGCATGAGCTGGTCGGTCGATGCCTCGATCGCATCTTCGGCGAGGCGCGCGAGCAGCAGCCGGCGGAGCGCCATGGCGCCGCGCGTGCTGCCGTAATTGGTGAGCACGCTGGCGTCGGTGCGGGACAGCGCGCGGGCGGCGCGTCGCAGCGCCGCTTCCGGCATCCATTCCGGAGGCAGCCAGCCGCAGCCGGGCTTCGGCACGACCGCATCCGCATCGAGCGACTGACGCGAGACCCAGAACGGATCGACCGCCCGGTCGCGGCGCGGCTCGACCTCGGCCAGCGCAAGCGGCGGCATGATCGACGGCGCAACGTAGAAGCCCGAGCCGCGGCGGGCGCGGATCAGCCCTTCCGCGGCGAGGCGGTCATAGGCTTCGACGATGGTGGACGGCGAAACCTTCATCGTCGCCGCAAGGCTGCGGATCGACGGCAGGCGGTCGCCGGCATTGAGCGCGCGTTCGGCGACCTTGGCGCGGATCGCGCTCATCACATCAAGGGTCCGCGTTCCGCTCCGCCCCTTCGTTGGTGTCCCGCCGTCCAAGCTGTATTGCCTTCCATACCCGTACAGTTTTGTCGGATTGTACTGGATTGTCGCTGGCCTCGCCATCGCTGACGGACGAGGATCGCCGCCCGAAGGACAGGACGGATATGCAATCTGCGGCCAGCGGTTGGGGCAACGGGCTCCTCGGCGTCATCATCTTCAGCGGCTCGCTCCCGGCGACGCGTGTGGCGGTCGGCGGCTTCTCGGCGCTGTTCCTGACGTCCGCGCGCGCGGTGATCGCGGCGCTGATAGGCGTCGCCGTGCTGGGCCTGCTCCGGCAAGCGCGGCCGCAACGCGGCGATCTCGCCTCGCTTACCATCGTCTCGCTCGGCGTCGTGGTCGGCTTCCCCTTGCTGACCGCGCTGGCGCTCCAGCACATCACCTCGGCCCGTTCGATCGTCTTCATCGGCCTGTTGCCGCTGTCGACCGCGATCTTTGCCGTGCTGCGCGGCGGCGAGCGGCCGAAGCCCTTGTTCTGGTTGTTCGCCGTGCTCGGCAGCGCCACCGTGGCGGGCTTCGCCCTGTCGGACGGCGGCGCGGCTTCGCTCGCCGGGGACCTGTTGATGGTGGCCGCAATCGTTCTGTGCGGGCTGGGCTATGCCGAGGGTGCCGCGCTGTCGCGCCGGCTCGGCGGCTGGCAGGTGATCTCCTGGGCGCTGCTGCTCGCGCTGCCGCTGATGGTGCCGGTCGCGGCCTGGAGCTGGCCGCCGACCTGGAGCGGCATCGGCGCGCCCGCCTGGATCGGGCTCGCCTACGTCTCCGTCTTCAGCATGTTCGTCGGATTCATCTTCTGGTATCGCGGGCTTGCGATCGGCGGCATCGCGCGTGTCGGCCAGCTGCAGCAGCTCCAGCCGTTCTTCGGTCTGGCGCTCGCCGGCTTCCTGCTGCACGAGCCCGTCGCCTGGAGCATGATCGCGGCGACCGCGCTCGTGGTCGCCTGTGTCTTCTTCGCGCGCCGATTTGCGTGAGCTCGATGCAGCGCAATTCCTGACCAGGCATTTCGGGCCACCCGTGTTGATCTAGATCAACGTCTGTTCCAGCGCGCCGTGTGCCATTAGACGAAGACAGTTATCTCCTTTGCAC
This genomic stretch from Bradyrhizobium daqingense harbors:
- a CDS encoding LysR family transcriptional regulator — encoded protein: MATDLNLVAVFIAVADAKSFRRAADRLGVTRSAVSQAIRRMEDQLGVAVVQRTTRSVSLTEAGLRLHERVAPAVAEVEQAINGARDRDAQPTGQLRLAVSSIAERFIRGPLLAEFTQANPGVQVDVSVTDEEFDIVAEGYDAGVRLGEVIEQDMIAVPVSGDQRQLVVAAPSYLQRFGTPSHPRELPQHCCIGWRPAPHVAPYRWEFAEDGREFDVAVEPRITTNDMWVMVRTACAGGGLTFGMEETFRPYIERGELVPVLEDYCPFFRGFFLYFPDRRNLPPKLRALIDHVRYRSGGKS
- a CDS encoding MarR family winged helix-turn-helix transcriptional regulator, which gives rise to MAEAVAAADNALNALDAQTLMFIAEHPGCGMGDVARYLNVAMTTMSSAVDRLVKRDLVERRRPEDNRRAVALSANDRGRQVVEEQIEGYRQACRTMLRALDTSEQDELIRLTEKIADNET
- a CDS encoding (2Fe-2S)-binding protein; protein product: MAIVVNGIAHPPPDDPRMSLLDLLRERLGLTGTKLGCNQGGCGACTVIIDGVRVLSCLTLAVQADGREVRTIEGLAPQDGELHPLQHAFIEHDGFQCGYCTPGQICSAIAMIEELRRGDPSYVTADLAEGPTGARRHEIRERMSGNLCRCGAHNGIIDAIETLMDGEAA
- a CDS encoding alpha/beta fold hydrolase, translating into MEHLTVSANGADFHLVRTGRGKPLLLLHGWPEFWLTWEPVMARLADRFTLVAPDLRGFGDSDKPDGPFGPDGHAADMLALMDRLGIDRFGVVGHDVGGAVMQPLARLAPGRLTGLFFFDFVYPGIGARMAAPDRLNHIWYQSFHQMEMAPALVGASRESCRLYIGHFLKSWAHRKNAFDDVLDAFADNFLKEGNLAGGFAHYRASHAGRVAMMKGEAPRLPPIGVPTCVRWAEHDPLFPYAWTDRLSESFSALDLKMFPGVGHFPHREDPDRAAAEIAAFFERIGWS
- a CDS encoding FAD binding domain-containing protein — its product is MRPFAYQRVADQDAALAAAASGGARYLGGGTNLVDLMRQNIEAPQALVDVSRLPAEIIELPDGGLRIGAAVRNSALAAHPTVRARYPMLSRALLAGASAQIRNMATVGGNILQRTRCAYFYDAAGSRCNKREQHAGCDAIGGFNRYHAILGASPHCIATHPSDMCVALAALDATVHLAGNGGARSVPLTDFHRLPGETPEIETVLHPGELITAIELTPGPAAARSTYRKVRDRSSYAFALISVAAGVDVVDGKIRDIRIALGGVAAKPWRARQAEKMLLGEAPTPDRFRAAADAELAAASTFDGNAFKVELAKRTIVAVLAQLTGADA
- a CDS encoding xanthine dehydrogenase family protein molybdopterin-binding subunit codes for the protein MGYVPGSWLPGGTPDPLIDKRVNLGTQQSRVDGPDKVKGAARFAAEVPMEGLLYAAFVHSTIARGRIAELDIAAAEAADGVALVMTHRNAPKMALPPPIGLTNLKAAGNNILPVMQDAEIRWNGQTVAVVLAETQEQANFAASLVLVRYEVVAARTDFEAGKANARTPDSLMIERNRLKKGDADTAFKTAATVVDAVYRTPWHSHSPMEPHAATIRWDGDRLIVHDATQMLNGTAGSLAKVFDIKETQVFVSSPFVGGGFGGKALWDHQILGAAAAKLAQRPVRLVLSRASMQRLVGGRSQTEQRVALAADRDGSLLALLHHGYSVKPAHSVTDEAFTLTSRSLYAARSFDVVQHAIDLDLLANTFMRAPGEAPGTFAVESAMDELAHELQIDPIELRRRNIGHSDPVSGAPHSQSDLMLAYDLGAKRFGWERRPSTPRSRKEGEWLVGMGCASGSFPYVRMPGMSARITIDGDGRATVASAAHEMGMGTATVQRQHAADRLGLPLDSVTVRIGDTSLPFGSFAGGSSQTASLGAAINAASTKLAGELLRLAGNDTPLAGLRANEIEFADAGLRKIGDPSRHESFASILKRAARSDISVVGESSAPLEVLKFSMHSRSAIFCELRVSEVTGEVRVDRLVGSFDCGRILNPKTAASQFRGGMIMGIGMALTEETLLDERSGRIISASIADYHIPAHLDVPDIDVLWTDIPDPRTPMGARGIGEIGIAGVAAAIANAAFNATGRRIRDLPLTPDKLL